One window of Misgurnus anguillicaudatus chromosome 13, ASM2758022v2, whole genome shotgun sequence genomic DNA carries:
- the LOC141369273 gene encoding Fc receptor-like protein 5 isoform X1 encodes MEMFKILFLTVAVIAPVTSQNAADDVPIPKLTANPTWTEFFPNEHITMQCGFGSSSDGWSFEWTKNGKPINTNPTLTITAKSSSDSGQYACKGKLNGRSVITQQSNVFQLNVKDVPIPKLTADSTWTEFFPNEQITMQCGFGSSSDGWSFEWTKNGTQINTNPTPTLTITATNSSDSGQYACKGKLNGRSVVTQQSDVFQLNVREIPIPKLTADPTWKEFYPNEQITMQCEFGRGSKGWSVEWTKNGKQMNTNPTLTFTAKSSSDSGQYACKGKLNGRSVFTQQSNVFQLNVRAETPIPKLTMNPAWKEFFPNEQIIMQCGFGSSSDGWSFEWTRNGELITINPTLTITAKSSSDSGQYACKGKLNGRSVTTKQSNVFQLNVKGKFSHK; translated from the exons ATGGAAATGtttaaaatactgtttttgACAG TGGCAGTCATTGCACCAGTAACATCTCAAAATGCGGCTGATG ATGTTCCTATTCCAAAGCTGACCGCAAATCCAACCTGGACCGAGTTTTTCCCAAATGAACATATCACCATGCAGTGTGGATTCGGAAGCAGTTCTGACGGCTGGTCCTTTGAATGGACCAAAAATGGCAAACCAATCAACACAAACCCTACTTTAACAATCACAGCAAAGAGTTCATCTGACTCTGGACAATATGCATGTAAAGGAAAACTTAATGGCAGATCGGTTATTACCCAACAGAGTAATGTGTTTCAACTAAACGTAAAAG ATGTTCCTATTCCAAAGCTGACCGCGGATTCAACCTGGACAGAGTTTTTCCCAAACGAACAAATCACCATGCAGTGTGGATTCGGAAGCAGTTCTGACGGCTGGTCCTTTGAATGGACCAAAAATGGCACACAAATTAACACAAACccaaccccaactctaaccatCACAGCAACGAATTCATCTGACTCTGGACAATATGCATGTAAAGGAAAACTTAATGGCAGATCTGTTGTTACCCAACAGAGTGATGTATTTCAACTAAACGTAAGAG AGATTCCTATTCCAAAGCTGACTGCAGATCCAACCTGGAAAGAGTTTTACCCAAACGAACAAATCACCATGCAGTGTGAATTTGGAAGAGGTTCTAAAGGCTGGTCCGTTGAATGGACCAAAAATGGCAAACAAATGAACACAAACCCTACTCTAACCTTTACAGCAAAGAGTTCATCTGACTCTGGACAATATGCATGTAAAGGAAAACTTAATGGCAGATCAGTTTTTACCCAACAGAGTAATGTATTTCAACTAAACGTGAGAG CAGAGACTCCAATCCCAAAGCTGACCATGAATCCAGCCTGGAAAGAGTTTTTCCCAAATGAGCAAATCATCATGCAGTGTGGATTTGGAAGCAGTTCTGACGGCTGGTCCTTTGAATGGACCAGAAATGGTGAACTAATTACAATAAACCCTACTTTAACCATCACAGCAAAGAGTTCATCTGACTCTGGACAATATGCATGTAAAGGAAAACTTAATGGCAGATCAGTTACTACCAAACAGAGTAATGTATTTCAACTAAACGTGAAAGGTAAGTTTAGTCATAAATAA
- the LOC141369273 gene encoding Fc receptor-like protein 5 isoform X3, translated as MRLLTTTLAVIAPVTSQNAADDVPIPKLTANPTWTEFFPNEHITMQCGFGSSSDGWSFEWTKNGKPINTNPTLTITAKSSSDSGQYACKGKLNGRSVITQQSNVFQLNVKDVPIPKLTADSTWTEFFPNEQITMQCGFGSSSDGWSFEWTKNGTQINTNPTPTLTITATNSSDSGQYACKGKLNGRSVVTQQSDVFQLNVREIPIPKLTADPTWKEFYPNEQITMQCEFGRGSKGWSVEWTKNGKQMNTNPTLTFTAKSSSDSGQYACKGKLNGRSVFTQQSNVFQLNVRAETPIPKLTMNPAWKEFFPNEQIIMQCGFGSSSDGWSFEWTRNGELITINPTLTITAKSSSDSGQYACKGKLNGRSVTTKQSNVFQLNVKGKFSHK; from the exons atgcgtctcctaaccacaacct TGGCAGTCATTGCACCAGTAACATCTCAAAATGCGGCTGATG ATGTTCCTATTCCAAAGCTGACCGCAAATCCAACCTGGACCGAGTTTTTCCCAAATGAACATATCACCATGCAGTGTGGATTCGGAAGCAGTTCTGACGGCTGGTCCTTTGAATGGACCAAAAATGGCAAACCAATCAACACAAACCCTACTTTAACAATCACAGCAAAGAGTTCATCTGACTCTGGACAATATGCATGTAAAGGAAAACTTAATGGCAGATCGGTTATTACCCAACAGAGTAATGTGTTTCAACTAAACGTAAAAG ATGTTCCTATTCCAAAGCTGACCGCGGATTCAACCTGGACAGAGTTTTTCCCAAACGAACAAATCACCATGCAGTGTGGATTCGGAAGCAGTTCTGACGGCTGGTCCTTTGAATGGACCAAAAATGGCACACAAATTAACACAAACccaaccccaactctaaccatCACAGCAACGAATTCATCTGACTCTGGACAATATGCATGTAAAGGAAAACTTAATGGCAGATCTGTTGTTACCCAACAGAGTGATGTATTTCAACTAAACGTAAGAG AGATTCCTATTCCAAAGCTGACTGCAGATCCAACCTGGAAAGAGTTTTACCCAAACGAACAAATCACCATGCAGTGTGAATTTGGAAGAGGTTCTAAAGGCTGGTCCGTTGAATGGACCAAAAATGGCAAACAAATGAACACAAACCCTACTCTAACCTTTACAGCAAAGAGTTCATCTGACTCTGGACAATATGCATGTAAAGGAAAACTTAATGGCAGATCAGTTTTTACCCAACAGAGTAATGTATTTCAACTAAACGTGAGAG CAGAGACTCCAATCCCAAAGCTGACCATGAATCCAGCCTGGAAAGAGTTTTTCCCAAATGAGCAAATCATCATGCAGTGTGGATTTGGAAGCAGTTCTGACGGCTGGTCCTTTGAATGGACCAGAAATGGTGAACTAATTACAATAAACCCTACTTTAACCATCACAGCAAAGAGTTCATCTGACTCTGGACAATATGCATGTAAAGGAAAACTTAATGGCAGATCAGTTACTACCAAACAGAGTAATGTATTTCAACTAAACGTGAAAGGTAAGTTTAGTCATAAATAA
- the LOC141369273 gene encoding Fc receptor-like protein 5 isoform X2 — protein MEMFKILFLTVAVIAPVTSQNAADDVPIPKLTANPTWTEFFPNEHITMQCGFGSSSDGWSFEWTKNGKPINTNPTLTITAKSSSDSGQYACKGKLNGRSVITQQSNVFQLNVKDVPIPKLTADSTWTEFFPNEQITMQCGFGSSSDGWSFEWTKNGTQINTNPTPTLTITATNSSDSGQYACKGKLNGRSVVTQQSDVFQLNVREIPIPKLTADPTWKEFYPNEQITMQCEFGRGSKGWSVEWTKNGKQMNTNPTLTFTAKSSSDSGQYACKGKLNGRSVFTQQSNVFQLNVRETPIPKLTMNPAWKEFFPNEQIIMQCGFGSSSDGWSFEWTRNGELITINPTLTITAKSSSDSGQYACKGKLNGRSVTTKQSNVFQLNVKGKFSHK, from the exons ATGGAAATGtttaaaatactgtttttgACAG TGGCAGTCATTGCACCAGTAACATCTCAAAATGCGGCTGATG ATGTTCCTATTCCAAAGCTGACCGCAAATCCAACCTGGACCGAGTTTTTCCCAAATGAACATATCACCATGCAGTGTGGATTCGGAAGCAGTTCTGACGGCTGGTCCTTTGAATGGACCAAAAATGGCAAACCAATCAACACAAACCCTACTTTAACAATCACAGCAAAGAGTTCATCTGACTCTGGACAATATGCATGTAAAGGAAAACTTAATGGCAGATCGGTTATTACCCAACAGAGTAATGTGTTTCAACTAAACGTAAAAG ATGTTCCTATTCCAAAGCTGACCGCGGATTCAACCTGGACAGAGTTTTTCCCAAACGAACAAATCACCATGCAGTGTGGATTCGGAAGCAGTTCTGACGGCTGGTCCTTTGAATGGACCAAAAATGGCACACAAATTAACACAAACccaaccccaactctaaccatCACAGCAACGAATTCATCTGACTCTGGACAATATGCATGTAAAGGAAAACTTAATGGCAGATCTGTTGTTACCCAACAGAGTGATGTATTTCAACTAAACGTAAGAG AGATTCCTATTCCAAAGCTGACTGCAGATCCAACCTGGAAAGAGTTTTACCCAAACGAACAAATCACCATGCAGTGTGAATTTGGAAGAGGTTCTAAAGGCTGGTCCGTTGAATGGACCAAAAATGGCAAACAAATGAACACAAACCCTACTCTAACCTTTACAGCAAAGAGTTCATCTGACTCTGGACAATATGCATGTAAAGGAAAACTTAATGGCAGATCAGTTTTTACCCAACAGAGTAATGTATTTCAACTAAACGTGAGAG AGACTCCAATCCCAAAGCTGACCATGAATCCAGCCTGGAAAGAGTTTTTCCCAAATGAGCAAATCATCATGCAGTGTGGATTTGGAAGCAGTTCTGACGGCTGGTCCTTTGAATGGACCAGAAATGGTGAACTAATTACAATAAACCCTACTTTAACCATCACAGCAAAGAGTTCATCTGACTCTGGACAATATGCATGTAAAGGAAAACTTAATGGCAGATCAGTTACTACCAAACAGAGTAATGTATTTCAACTAAACGTGAAAGGTAAGTTTAGTCATAAATAA